The DNA segment GGAGGCATTAAAATTGATGGATGACGCTGGTGACGACACCCCAGATGCTGAAATCGGTTTCTTCAGTGATCACGACAGGAGAGTAGTCGGGATTTGCCGGAACCAGTTTACAGGAGGTTGGATTTCGTTCAAGCCTTTTTACGGTTAGTTCGCCATTAACGATGGCAATAACAATTTTACCGCTCGTCGCTTCAAGAGACCTGTCTACCACCAGGATATCGTCATGATTGATACCTGCATCTTTCATGGAATCGCCGGCAACCCTCACAAAAAACGTGGCTACCGGATGTTGAATGAGC comes from the Desulforhopalus sp. genome and includes:
- the umuD gene encoding translesion error-prone DNA polymerase V autoproteolytic subunit produces the protein MKTDASSATVLEVDQKTMDVRPLFTSGVSAGFPSPAEDHIDRKLDLNELLIQHPVATFFVRVAGDSMKDAGINHDDILVVDRSLEATSGKIVIAIVNGELTVKRLERNPTSCKLVPANPDYSPVVITEETDFSIWGVVTSVIHQF